The genomic segment TTGTAGGATTAAATAATCAGTCAATTATGGAGCGGTTAGAATGttcaaataaaagtaataaatgagTATACCCTCTAGAAGAAAAAACTATTTCGTTAACCACGGGATCCCTACCATAAGTCAAGTAGAGGGATTATTATGGATATGATCATCTTTGATATTCTTATAATTTCTTTGACTAAAGTACAAATGATCCATTGACAtgggataaaataattataaaaaattatatttataaaagaaaaaataaagaaagaaataaaaaaataatattgttaaattaatgtaaaaaaaattacgtgtgtcaaaatattattatatttttttttatagattcaATTGTTAGTTTGCCTTTTCAAATTATAGTTAGAAGgtgatttattaaataaaactatagtACTTaccaaaatttgtattttatttgataattaatcAATGGTGAAAAGTTTATTATCACGATTCTTTATACTTTAACTAAGCTACATCTAGATGTGATCTGATGGACTTGTCCGCTCATGTTTTTAAggattatttttatcatatatctGACTCaactttctctctttcactccatttttcttcaaatacatatttcttttcgatttttttatcataaacttCAAACACGATCGCAACACAGGAAACTATTTGAAAGTTTCGGTTGTCatgaaaatttacttttattcaaCTTGGCTACTTTGAAGGTtctataatgattttttttcttctgcatATATTCCTAAACTTGAGCAAATCCATGAGGTCATCCTAAAACCAccataattgaaaaaatttgcaatataaaaaatatattgtccTTTATTGACTTCTACctaaataaatttacataagACATTAACTCATCATATTCAActcaatttaaaaacaaaaaaaatagttagattCTAAAATTCACCTTATTGCCTTAACTTATTGATTAGAGTATAAAGGTTAAACCTTTTCCATAGAACTAACTGCATAACAAGATCCTTCTGTTAGCTATATTTACTTAAGTTAGACcaaatttttagttaaaaaattgcctataaaaatggattttaactccacctttttattttgaatatttattttatattaatatactactTATAATGGAAGAcataaatagttttttcttttctataataATCTCACATTTTagatgtatataaattatatattttttattcttttttatttttactcttctttatttttactctataagttatgtttttttttttttgtttttatttcttgtgatgtgatattttataatataaatcatataacGTGACACCagttttgatttaaaaaaaaactttcttcaattttttaattcattaaaaaaaattaaataattatcaattttagtgattaaaaataattaatttaaatactaatttataaactaaaaattattgatgattaaaataattgaatgaaaaattataattaatttttaaatttgtaaccaaaataatttctattataaattggtatttaaatttatcattaacATTACTTAATAAGATTTTGattatcaaataaattagttttaaaattaatttttaattaagaaattggtctctaattatatatttttttcatttattatttaagaattttcttttgataattaaagataaataattctCCTTTAATCATAAAATAGATTCCAAATTTACCTTATCTGTACCCTTAttccaaaatgtatttttattattctttttatacatGGGAATGCCTatttccaaaatacaaattaacatttttcaaaattgaacttttgaatatttaaaatgttaaaaaataattgatatatctaattattaattatatgtgGATAGCGGATAACAGTTaatggatattttaatattggtttataaataagttatttttactaatatttgttattaaaaaaataaaaataaaaataaaatttaatttatattttattaaattaaatttaattaaaagtaaattatgttACTGATCCATTGtcttttttaaatgtttttatgatCTGGACAAAAAGCATGTGAGTTCAACTTGAGGGTCCTgtaacattaaaagaaaaagtgatatatttttcatataaaaatttcatgcaaaaataaaagaaagctCTATATGTAAGAGCCTTATTACATAAAACAGGAAGATAACGGAAGAAAACCGAAAAAGGTAAAGGAAGTTAATAGGAATAGTCATTCAAACATGGAATTGAAGAAACCAGATTTTAAATCTATAACTATAAAAAggatgttttatttatttattcttcaattttatctttttaattattattttttaaatttaaatattagtttataataaaaaaattattttttagttttattaattacttttttgaatttaaataattatttattataaaaagttttttttatcatgtttaaaGTAGGGTCATGATAAACCCTTCAAGACAAACAGAAAGTGTGACCTATTTATTTAAACAAGACATTATTGCACAAACAAATTGTATGAATTCCAAGACAACTTTCTGTGTTGTATCTTGGTTTAAGACTTGAAGTATTGATGGTGAATGAGTATTAATTAGTATATCATCACCATGACCAAAATCTAGCGCAAGTATATATAATTCAGAAATTGAAACCTCATTTTCTTTATGAGctgatttaattttctgttcaCTCCATCGTTTTTCCCTTCAATTGTACTACCATGACTGCATATATCTGGAAAGTTGAATCACAATGACTCAGCAATTTTAATTTCGTCaccctcttcatcttcttctttgaCGTCATATGGGAACGGATTTaatgcaaataaaataaaaaattaacattctTTTACCATAcgaatttaaatcaaattaccTTACTTAAAGTTGTTGAATTTTCAGCAGTCAATTAAAAGCTTTTGAATGAATAAGAGGCTTAAGCTCATTGGGCCAGAAAGCCCAAGTTATTTATCTggttaagaaatataaaaattatttttaatttgttaattatcTCATGATTACTGAAAAATCTCATTGAAGAAATGAAATTAGCATCGTCTAGAATAAGCCTTGTTGTGAATGAGTTTATCTTCACGATGCGTTTATTTCAATGAAACATATGGGAAAACAAAATGAAACCACGCCTGTTGTAGCACTTGCAGATTAATTTTCCTTTAGATCCAAGATCTTAATTCAAACGTAGTGGCTTAAAAATTGGCGTAGGTTTCTATATATAATTTGGGGGAACGGAGAACACAAAGTACTGTGAGATTTTTATTTGTCCTgtgttgaaaatttttaaatatgaaataatctAAATCATGATTGAGGAATATTATAGTGGCAACAAAATTTAGAAGggattttctttaattttttaaattttaaatatcattacaTAAATACTTTGTTTCCCTCTAAAAATATTCCGTATTGATTTTGGTCcatataacttttttcttttcttttcgtttctataaaatttggaataattgcTTTTAATACTTATAAAATGCGTCAATTTTTACTTTAGTTTCTAAAAcatttttgtatgattttcattcttcaaaatttcaaatcgagaaaagaaaaaaaaagggggagCGAAGAAgcgttttttcttttgtaagtactaaagttatatttaagtctaagcataaattaatttagtagTTAAATAAAGCATGATCTCTCtaaattatttagatttgaatcaGCGggattcatttttttaaagagGAATTATAGTGAGTTTCTAGACTCCCAAACATAAAGACTAAATATgacaaataaatttcaatttcagatatttattattatttttgtaatttcaaaCAATACTACACCCAACAAATCCATGGAAATTGGATGAATTTTCTTTAGCATTAAATTAAAGGGTGATGGCGAAGTGCAAGGACATCACAGTGACGGTGCTGGTGCATCTGCGGTGGTAGAAGGTTCATCATAGAAGCGAAAGTTTTCATATCTAATATTACAACTGGGTGTTGCAACTCTACCACTTATCTTGCCGCTGCTTGCGATTCTTGAGAAAGCATCAACCAAGCACCGGTTGCAGTCTTGTTCAAACAAGTCAGGACTGCACTGCACAACACCATATATGGTGGTTTCTAAATTTGTTGCAGTTGCATTTCCGGCAGCATACTTACGACGAGAGTCACCTGATGCAGCAGCTATGCCTGTTAGATTCTCCACCAAGTTGTCCAACACTTGATTGAACCGGTCCACGTTTGTTGCATTCACTAACTCCAACGTATAAAACAAAGGTGAAGTTTCCATGAGGCCAAATATCGAGCGGTTCGAGTAACGCAACATGCACTTGTCATACCACCCAATTGCCTCTTTCTGGTTTGGACAAAGCTGTGTGAGAAGGACCGTTGAATTGTTTATGCAGCTGCGGCATTCATCTGCTTTAACATCTCCTCTGCACAACCCAATGCCGTATACTTTATCGCTGTTTTCGCCGTAGGAGCGGTTGTAGAAACCATAGTCGATCTGTGTGTTGGAAGTGAGATTGGACAAAAGGGTGTTGAGGTTGGTGTGATAAGTGCTGTTGGCTGTGAAGCTGCCTTCATCACTAAGACAGAAGTAATCTAAGAAACCTGGCTGCGCGCTGGCTTGAGATATGATTATGAAAAGGAGGCAACAAACATAGGAATGCAACCTTGAGGAAACAAAAACGGCCATTGTGTTTGCGTTTTTTCAGAGATGAATTTGGTGAGTAAGATTTGTGTTGTTGAtacttttataaacaaaatttgtttGGCACCTGTATGAAACGAAACTTTATCATAGAATTGGAGGAAGAGGTCACATATGTTTGGGAACGGAAGAAACTGTAAAACTGAGACTGGGCCATGCGTGTTCTTAATGCTTTGAATTGTTCTTGTTCAGACGAGGTGAAATgctttaaattttgattaacgTATTGTGATTATAATTTGTATCCTTTTTTAAATTCAGAAACTCCTCTGAATTCGTTCTTGCTTGTGTTATAGAAAGACCATGTCAGCTACGTATCACTCTAGgaagaaattattaatttactGCTCTATAAAACAATACCAAGTCCTTACTTTGAATGGGTAGCATCCAGCAAAAAAGTATATATGAAAATGTTTACTGGACGCTCAAaaaattttataagtaaaagGATCCAAATGTGCATGCTTCGTGGGATCTATATGCCGACAGAGtacaattatttaa from the Vigna angularis cultivar LongXiaoDou No.4 chromosome 3, ASM1680809v1, whole genome shotgun sequence genome contains:
- the LOC108324784 gene encoding cysteine-rich receptor-like protein kinase 29 encodes the protein MAVFVSSRLHSYVCCLLFIIISQASAQPGFLDYFCLSDEGSFTANSTYHTNLNTLLSNLTSNTQIDYGFYNRSYGENSDKVYGIGLCRGDVKADECRSCINNSTVLLTQLCPNQKEAIGWYDKCMLRYSNRSIFGLMETSPLFYTLELVNATNVDRFNQVLDNLVENLTGIAAASGDSRRKYAAGNATATNLETTIYGVVQCSPDLFEQDCNRCLVDAFSRIASSGKISGRVATPSCNIRYENFRFYDEPSTTADAPAPSL